In a genomic window of Candidatus Competibacteraceae bacterium:
- a CDS encoding NADP-dependent oxidoreductase has translation MKAVRIHAYGGLEVLHYEDVAMPKLNPDDILIRVRAAAINPVDWKIREGYLQSALQHKLPLVLGWDVSGEVVEVGPEAAGFRVGDEIYVRPNIERDGGYAEYIAVKASEATRKPSSLDHLHAAAVPLAALTAWQALVDAADLQTGQTVLIHAAAGGVGSLAVQLAKARGARVIATASAVNRGLVTELGADEFIDYTKTRFEDAVKAVDVVFDTIGGDTQERSWQVLKPGGILVSVVSPPSKETAAERGVRRAFVFIHADGEQLSAIAQLIDEGKMKPIIHTVLPLAEARQGHAISQGGHARGKIVLHVAD, from the coding sequence ATGAAAGCTGTGCGCATTCACGCTTATGGCGGCCTTGAGGTGTTGCATTACGAAGACGTCGCGATGCCGAAGCTCAACCCCGACGACATTCTGATTCGGGTACGGGCGGCGGCGATCAACCCGGTGGATTGGAAAATCCGCGAAGGCTATTTACAGAGCGCGTTGCAACACAAGCTGCCGCTGGTGCTCGGTTGGGACGTTTCCGGCGAGGTGGTCGAGGTCGGCCCCGAAGCCGCCGGTTTTCGAGTGGGCGACGAGATTTATGTCAGGCCCAATATCGAGCGCGACGGCGGTTATGCCGAATATATCGCGGTCAAGGCCAGCGAAGCCACCCGCAAACCCTCCTCGCTCGATCACCTCCACGCCGCCGCCGTGCCGCTCGCCGCGCTGACCGCCTGGCAAGCGCTGGTGGACGCCGCCGATCTGCAAACCGGCCAAACCGTGTTGATTCACGCCGCCGCCGGTGGGGTCGGCAGTCTGGCGGTGCAACTGGCCAAGGCGCGCGGCGCGCGGGTGATCGCCACCGCCTCGGCGGTCAACCGCGGGTTGGTGACCGAACTCGGCGCTGATGAATTCATCGACTATACCAAAACCCGCTTCGAGGATGCGGTCAAGGCAGTGGATGTGGTGTTCGACACCATCGGCGGTGACACTCAGGAGCGGTCTTGGCAAGTGTTGAAACCCGGTGGAATCTTGGTGTCGGTGGTCAGCCCGCCGTCGAAGGAAACCGCCGCCGAACGTGGCGTGCGTCGGGCCTTCGTGTTCATCCACGCCGATGGCGAGCAGTTGAGCGCCATCGCCCAATTGATCGACGAAGGTAAAATGAAACCGATCATCCATACCGTCTTGCCGCTGGCCGAGGCCCGCCAGGGGCACGCCATCAGCCAGGGCGGCCACGCGCGCGGCAAGATCGTCCTTCACGTCGCCGATTGA